CAAGTCTTACATTATGGTATTAAGGGGCAAGGTATTGAATTGAAAGAAGGTATGACTTTTACGATTGAACCAATGATTAATCAGGGGGGGGCTAAAATAAAAACTAAAAAAGATGGTTGGACTGTGGTAACGAGAGATAAAAAATTATCGGCACAGTCAGAACATACAATTTTGGTTACTTCGAATGGGTACGAGGTACTGACTTTACGACCTGAAGAAACATTACCATAATCGCTAATATTTAATATAGCTGGCTATTTTAAGAAAAAAACAGAATAAAATTCTTTATAACTTAAAGATAATCTGATTTTTAATTAAAATAGCCAAGTTATATCTAGATTTTACATATCCTCTAATAGTTCTAGCATTTAACCTCATATCTTTATTAAATACAGTTGTAAATTAAATTTTTGCCATTATATTTATAATACCTATTAATAATTAGATAGGTGTTTTAAATGATTGCGGGATGCGATTATCACTATATGGAAAAATAAGGATGTTAATATGAAGAATATTTCAAAAATACTTGAAGAGTGGGGAGCATGGGTTGCTAATGATCATATTGCTGTTTACTTTTTAACTAAAAACAAAAAAGAAGTTATACCGGAAAAAATAAAGCAACGAAAACAATGCTCTCATTATAAAGCAAATATAATCAATGATTTAATGAAAAGACTAATGAGGCATAATATAGAAAATTATCAGTTACTTATTAATTATTATGTTTTTGGAAAAACTTTTATTGAGCTTGCAAAAAATGAAAAATGTTCGGATACATATATTGGTAAAAAGTTAAAAAAAGCAGAAGGTTTGATAGAGGGTATGTTGATTTTTTCGGGTGATAATTAAAAAATATAAAATTGATAAAAATATGACTTTACGATCGTAAATTTTAGATTATTCTAATAATCACTTATAACAAATAAAGTGTCAAAATATGATTTTATATTTTACCGATTGTTGTAAGTATTGCTAATAGGATGTTTAGCAAATAATTAACTTAACCCCAAGGAGTGGAAAATATGTCAACTACATATCCAATTATTTTAGTTCATGGTTTATCTGGCTTTGATGATATCGTCGGTTACCCTTACTTTTACGGTATCGCGGATGCATTAGAAAAAGAAGGGCATCAAGTCTTTACAGCATCTCTTTCTGCATTTAATTCTAACGAAGTTCGTGGTGAGCAACTTTGGGAATTTGTGCAAAAAGTTCTTAAAGAAACGAAGGCAAAAAAAGTTAATTTAATTGGTCATAGCCAAGGTCCATTAGCTTGTCGTTATGTTGCGGCGAAACATGCTAAAAATATCGCCTCCGTGACCTCTGTTAATGGTGTAAACCACGGTTCAGAAATTGCTGATTTAGTACGACGTATTATGCGTAAAGATAGTGTACCTGAATATATCGCAGATGCTGTTATGAAAGCCATTGGTACAATTATTTCTACATTCTCTGGTAATCGTGGCAACCCGCAAGATGCTATCGCTGCATTAGAAGCATTAACGACTGAAAACGTAACTGAATTTAATAAAAAATATCCACAAGGGCTACCTGAAGTTCGTGGTGGTGAAGGTAAAGAAGTTGTTAATGGCGTACATTACTACTCATTTGGCAGTTATATTCAAGGACTCATTGCGGGCGAAAAAGGTAATTTACTGGATCCAACTCATGCAGCAATGCGTGTATTAAGTGCTTTTTTCATTGAGCGTCAAAATGATGGCTTAGTTGGTCGAACGAGTATGCGATTAGGTAAATTAATTAAGGATGATTATGCTGAAGATCACATTGATATGGTTAACCAAGTTGCAGGATTAGTGGGGCGAGGTGAAGATATTATTGCGATTTATACTAATCATGCCAAATTTTTAGCAAGCAAAAAGTTATAATATCTAATAACAAGATTTGTGGATTATAAAATAATATAAACTAATGGCTCTAATTTTTATTAGAGCCATTTTTATTTTTAGCATTATCAATTTTTGTCTTTATAAACGCTAACAGAAATCCCATAACCTAATAAATAAAGAGCTTGTTCTAAGCTATCAACTTTTGATGTTTGATTAATTTCAAGTAGGCGTTCTATTTGTGCGCTAGTCAAATTCATCTTTCTTGCAAGATCTGATTTTTTTGTTTTAGTTTCCAGCATTGCATTATGAAGCGCGATTTTCAAACAGCTGATGAGTGGCAAGTAAACAATAAAATCACCTGGTTGTGCTTTTGATGGCGCAGGAATAGGCATTTTACTTGAAATAAACTCTTCAAGACCAACATGCAAAATATCAGAGGCTTCTAGCTCAATATCATCTTCCGTGTAAGCAACAGCATGTATATTATCAAAATCACGATAAGTAATTTCGTAGGTTTCACTTTCTTCATCAAAATGAGCGACTGCAGGATAGTTGAACATAATTAGCCTTTGTAAAGTTAAAATGAAAAAGCATTATACAATGTGTTTTCATAATTATTGTGTATAGTACTAAAGTGAAACTTTAATTATCTAATTAATATTAAATAACATGTTGAAGATTAAAGCATATTTATCGAAGTTTATCTTCATTTCTTACTAATGTAAGAAAAAAATAAAAATAGCATCTTATAAGTTATTTCATATTTTTGTTATTGTAGCTCATCGATTTTAGGTAGGCCCTATATTTGAAGAAGAACTATCTTATAGATGATCATAGCGCTTTTTTATGAAGGAATTATTTATGTATCCCGTTGATTTACATGCTCATACAATTGCCAGTACACATGCTTACAGTACGGTGAGTGAATATTTTCAGCAAGCTAAAAAGCAGGGAATTAAATTATTTGCAATTACTGATCATGGTCCTGATATGGATGATGCTCCTCATGAATGGCATTTTTCTAATTTACCCGTGATCCCCCGCATGATTGATGGTGTTGGGATACTTTATGGTATTGAAGCAAATATTAAAAATATTAAAGGCGAAACGGACTGCAGTGAAAAAATGAGTAAGAAATTAGATATCGTGCTTGCTGGTTTTCACGATCCGGTTATGAGCTCAATGGGTATTGTGGATAATACAAAGGCTTTAATCGCGACAATAACAAGTGGTGTTGTTCAAATGATAACCCATCCAGGAAATCCTAAATACCCCATCGATATTACCGAAGTTGCCAAAGTAGCCGCTGCTAGTAACGTTGCTTTAGAAATGAATAATTCATCATTTATTCATTCTAGAGTAGGAAGTGAGAAAAACTGCATAGATATAGCTAAAGCAGTGCGTGATGCAGGTGGATTAATTGCACTAGGATCTGATTCTCATATTGCTTCATCATTAGGAAAATTTGATCGAGTATTAGAAGTATTAACTCAAATAGATTTTCCTGAAGAACGCATATTAAATACGTCTCCAAGGAAAGTTTTAGATTTTTTAAAATCACATGGCAAGAAAGCGATCCCTGAATTTAGCCATTTTTAATACTTTAATATATGAACAATAGAAAGTTATCCTAAGATAGCTTTCTATTAAGTTAGTTAGCGTTTTTTATTGATGAAAAACAGTTAACTCTTGTTTTAATCGGTTTGATTGTGTCTGTAGGGAGTCTAGTGAATTAACTAGCTCCCTTGTCATTGTGGCATTAGCTTGTGTTGTTTGATCTAATTGGTTTATAGCATCTTCAATTTGAGCAATACCGTTACTTTGTTCATTGGTTGAGATAGATATATCGTGGATCATTTCATTGATGTTTTCAGTATGTTTAGAAATATCCACCATATTATCGTTTGCGTCAGCCGCTAATTGAAAACATTGGTTTATTTTTTTACTTGAATTTGCAACAAGTACTTTTATCTCTTTTGATGCTAAATTACAGCTAATGGATAACTCACGGACTTCTTTTGCAACCACAGCAAATCCTCTTCCATGTTCACCCACTCTAGCGGCTTCCACAGCAGCATTTAACGCTAATAAATTAGTTTGAAAGGCAATATTATCAATTGTTGATGTAATATCATTAATTTGCTCAGAGAAAGAGACAACTTCATGCATATTTTCAACTACGTTAGCTAACATTTCATTGCTTTGATGGATCATAGAATCTGTTTTAGTCACAAGTTCACATGATGCTTGGGTATTTTCTGCATGCTGTTTTGAGGTCACACTTAACTGTCTTATCCCTGCGGATGTTTCAAGTACAGCTGCTGATTGTTGCTCAACACGAATAGCAAGATTATTGTTCATAATAGAAATATCATTTAATTCTGAATTGATAAGTCCTGAACTGCTATTAATGTTATTAACTATCTGCTTTATTTGATCTCGCATTTTTTCAATATTTTTAGTGAGGATGTTTATTTCAAATAGGCCTTTTGTCGAGACATTAGTTG
This portion of the Proteus vulgaris genome encodes:
- a CDS encoding antiterminator Q family protein, with protein sequence MKNISKILEEWGAWVANDHIAVYFLTKNKKEVIPEKIKQRKQCSHYKANIINDLMKRLMRHNIENYQLLINYYVFGKTFIELAKNEKCSDTYIGKKLKKAEGLIEGMLIFSGDN
- a CDS encoding lipase family alpha/beta hydrolase gives rise to the protein MSTTYPIILVHGLSGFDDIVGYPYFYGIADALEKEGHQVFTASLSAFNSNEVRGEQLWEFVQKVLKETKAKKVNLIGHSQGPLACRYVAAKHAKNIASVTSVNGVNHGSEIADLVRRIMRKDSVPEYIADAVMKAIGTIISTFSGNRGNPQDAIAALEALTTENVTEFNKKYPQGLPEVRGGEGKEVVNGVHYYSFGSYIQGLIAGEKGNLLDPTHAAMRVLSAFFIERQNDGLVGRTSMRLGKLIKDDYAEDHIDMVNQVAGLVGRGEDIIAIYTNHAKFLASKKL
- a CDS encoding phosphatase; amino-acid sequence: MYPVDLHAHTIASTHAYSTVSEYFQQAKKQGIKLFAITDHGPDMDDAPHEWHFSNLPVIPRMIDGVGILYGIEANIKNIKGETDCSEKMSKKLDIVLAGFHDPVMSSMGIVDNTKALIATITSGVVQMITHPGNPKYPIDITEVAKVAAASNVALEMNNSSFIHSRVGSEKNCIDIAKAVRDAGGLIALGSDSHIASSLGKFDRVLEVLTQIDFPEERILNTSPRKVLDFLKSHGKKAIPEFSHF
- a CDS encoding methyl-accepting chemotaxis protein — protein: MFKNFKQRYLPNVSFSMSNLKTTTLVWLITGSLILLLGLASVLFLSSVNDYKRNLNTLNNIYNEQLLLSNTWENLLQTRNTLNRASSRHLLIINKMATANTDISFLLQQTKEKLQSVETAWSSFKNIPHNIKDDNYIQQLEQKYTELNAALIEFLAFLEQGKTYEYLNQPTQTYQDNFEQAYISYHQQLQSHYTASLNEGELLYDRIIYSLIVITILIVIFSFLVQIVLRKNFISPLNAIMKNIEDISNGELATNVSTKGLFEINILTKNIEKMRDQIKQIVNNINSSSGLINSELNDISIMNNNLAIRVEQQSAAVLETSAGIRQLSVTSKQHAENTQASCELVTKTDSMIHQSNEMLANVVENMHEVVSFSEQINDITSTIDNIAFQTNLLALNAAVEAARVGEHGRGFAVVAKEVRELSISCNLASKEIKVLVANSSKKINQCFQLAADANDNMVDISKHTENINEMIHDISISTNEQSNGIAQIEDAINQLDQTTQANATMTRELVNSLDSLQTQSNRLKQELTVFHQ